A single genomic interval of Helianthus annuus cultivar XRQ/B chromosome 6, HanXRQr2.0-SUNRISE, whole genome shotgun sequence harbors:
- the LOC110864435 gene encoding uncharacterized protein LOC110864435 isoform X3, producing MRSSSCSGGGSFHLEKDDNCTINGSKPAFWNTLSDEGFYRQAGQLTSPHNEEAYVDHDTTSAPEAKQRKSAKAARSNGNSSRRSRAAHMEASLNVTEIVDVNNLPEELGSCPEKYNIADKTHAAKRKTSVSGKRSEKRNGKLSKSKCDIFSIKAGLSSFRSSAGGNSVLGIYGSKRDICDFAKHVDEVSLNELLDGSYKCPDSIKVKEQSTEGLNGSFLLSVREACSVLHLQKPAQTPADSSPSNKWR from the exons ATGAGATCGTCAAGCTGCAGTGGTGGTGGTTCATTTCATCTGGAGAAAG ATGACAACTGTACCATAAACGGTTCAAAACCAGCTTTCTGGAACACGCTATctgacgagggcttctacaggcAAGCTGGTCAACTGACGAGTCCACATAACGAAGAAGCATATGTTGACCATGATACGACCTCTGCGCCAGAGGCTAAGCAACGGAAGTCTGCGAAAGCAGCTAGAAGTAATGGCAACAGTTCTAGAAGATCACGAGCAGCACACATGGAAGCTTCTTTAAATGTAACAGAAATAGTCGACGTGAATAATCTACCCGAGGAGCTCGGTTCTTGTCCTGAAAAGTACAACATTGCAG ATAAGACACATGCCGCTAAGCGGAAGACATCGGTCTCCGGGAAACGAAGTGAAAAAAGAAATGGCAAACTTTCTAAGAGCAAATGCGATATTTTTTCGATAAAAGCTGGTTTGTCAAGCTTTCGTTCATCTGCTGGTGGAAATAGCGTTCTCG GAATATATGGTTCGAAACGTGATATCTGTGATTTTGCAAAGCATGTAGATGAGGTATCATTGAATGAGCTTCTTGATGGTAGTTACAAGTGTCCCGACTCCATCAAAGTCAAAGAACAGTCAACAGAAGGTTTAAACGGAAGTTTTTTGTTATCGGTTAGAGAAGCTTGCTCGGTTCTTCACCTCCAAAAGCCTGCTCAAACCCCAGCAGACTCATCTCCTTCTAACAAG
- the LOC110864433 gene encoding E4 SUMO-protein ligase PIAL2 isoform X1, with amino-acid sequence MTGTVATPVGLAGTVDITGQTLSPAFVNAFRISAVTSRLLAHVRGEAPPDNAEFCNLCLSLARGIDYAVSNNEVPGRAPDLPFLLNKVCQRENDLTSQAAVMVLMISVKSACSNGWFSEKAKEELYVLSKKMQSSFCTVSVNDLNSNLKNKESNLNPTLSTIMSRFYPGIKMGEIFSLVETKPGYDSYVTDLYISKSSRTSPDDKLYLFVAQTDNVETSSCLISPQQVNFLLNGEGVDRRTCTYKDPAPQMPTPVTHMLKYGSNLLQVVGQFNGRYIIVIGFMSVVSNPSFPTIPDYVPPIAAQSDPDNEIIEGPSRVSLKCPISFSRIKIPVKGHSCNHLQCFDFNNYMGINSRRPLWRCPHCSQSVCFLDIRIDQSMVKVLKEVGEDVSYVKISGDGSWQAVTENISNGNEHIEKPNDAPSSNQETATQNVDDIMDLTENDDEMEKVDKDYDQMPSPAGESSLTNNNIAPHTDDGYWRRYCSSALVTGTTNTRSDVFDAIQRQHLIFNSLGQSQGQGQSETGTANTRSDVLDAIQRQRLIFNSLGQSQGQGQGQSETGTTNTRSDVLDVIQRQHLIFSSLGQSQGQSQMHVSNNTQSQHNENSNNNGNGHVRYPTSATLITRIPNAVQALPAQNSAITGQSQPDHSFLSSQSQSQSQTPLQVGARSASPQPISGSRYTSPLSTDRFNSNQYQSLNQRAHLPVRSSGQPSPHVRLGGAHVGVSTMTSLASSQSPTYIQRSTSQIMSQSSSGPVAATTDQRGSTVDAPPAAAAEENWRPAGRMRGSLSGWQYTEALRNQFIIQPSEPVQAARPPPVLNTPRPFIPPHLQALMANNPRPQAGGTSPGSGSCSDGSMAGGPGSDK; translated from the exons ATGACCGGAACGGTGGCGACACCAGTCGGACTTGCCGGAACGGTGGACATCACCGGCCAGACACTTTCTCCGGCGTTCGTCAACGCTTTCCGCATCTCCGCCGTCACTAGCCGCTTACTTGCTCACGTTCGCGGTGAAGCACCCCCCGATAATGCAGAGTTCTGCAACCTCTGTCTCTCTCTTGCAAG AGGTATCGATTATGCTGTTTCTAACAACGAAGTCCCCGGCAGAGCTCCAGATTTACCATTTTTGTTAAATAAG GTATGTCAGCGGGAAAACGATCTCACATCACAAGCAGCTGTTATGGTACTCATGATCTCTGTAAAG AGTGCGTGTAGTAACGGGTGGTTCAGTGAGAAGGCAAAGGAAGAACTATATGTTCTTTCGAAAAAG ATGCAAAGCAGTTTCTGCACTGTTAGCGTTAACGATCTGAATTCTAATCTGAAGAACAAGGAGAGTAACCTAAATCCCACACTCTCCACAATTATGTCAAG GTTCTATCCAGGAATAAAAATGGGTGAAATATTTTCTCTTGTTGAGACCAAG CCAGGTTATGATTCATATGTGACGGATCTGTATATATCAAAGAGTTCAAGAACTTCTCCTGATGACAAATTA TATTTATTTGTTGCTCAAACGGATAATGTAGAGACATCATCATGCCTCATAAGTCCTCAGCAAGTCAA TTTTTTATTGAACGGGGAAGGAGTCGATAGAAGGACTTGTACTTACAAG GATCCTGCACCACAGATGCCGACACCTGTCACACACATGCTTAAATACGGAAGCAATCTTCTTCAAGTAGTGGGCCAATTCAATG GGAGATATATTATAGTTATCGGTTTCATGAGTGTCGTTTCAAACCCTAGCTTTCCTACCATTCCCGACTATGTTCCGCCAATCGCTGCTCAATCCGATCCAG ACAATGAGATAATTGAAGGACCATCTAGAGTATCACTAAAGTGCCCCATAAG tTTCAGTCGTATCAAGATCCCTGTTAAAGGACATTCATGTAATCATCTTCAG TGCTTCGATTTCAACAATTACATGGGAATAAACTCAAGACGACCACTGTGGCGTTGTCCCCATTGTAGCCAGTCTGTCTGCTTCCTTGACATTAGAATCGATCAAAGCATGGTCAAG GTCCTGAAAGAGGTAGGAGAAGACGTTTCTTATGTGAAAATATCAGGCGATGGTTCGTGGCAAGCTGTCACTGAAAATATAAGTAACGGTAACGAGCATATAGAAAAACCAAATGATGCACCATCGTCAAACCAAGAAACTGCTACCCAAAATGTGGATGATATTATGGACCTTACcgaaaatgatgatgaaatggaGAAAGTCGATAAAGATTATGACCAAATGCCTTCGCCAGCTGGCGAATCCAGTTTAACGAATAATAATATCGCACCGCATACGGATGACGGGTATTGGAGGCGGTATTGCTCTTCTGCACTTGTAACGGGGACAACTAATACTAGATCGGATGTTTTTGATGCTATTCAAAGGCAACACCTCATTTTCAACTCCTTGGGTCAAAGTCAAGGTCAAGGTCAAAGTGAAACGGGGACAGCTAATACTAGATCGGATGTTTTGGATGCTATTCAAAGGCAACGCCTCATTTTCAACTCCTTGGGTCAAagtcaaggtcaaggtcaaggtcaaAGTGAAACGGGGACAACTAATACTAGATCGGATGTTCTTGATGTTATTCAAAGGCAACACCTCATTTTCAGCTCCTTGGGTCAAAGTCAAGGTCAAAGTCAAATGCATGTTTCTAATAATACGCAGTCACAACATAATGAAAACTCAAATAATAATGGTAACGGGCATGTGAGGTACCCAACATCAGCCACCTTGATAACAAGAATACCAAATGCTGTTCAGGCGCTTCCAGCTCAGAATTCCGCAATAACG GGTCAATCTCAACCTGATCATTCATTTCtttcaagtcaaagtcaaagtcaaagtcaaacacCTCTCCAAGTTGGTGCTCGTTCAGCTTCACCTCAACCGATAAGTGGTAGCCGATATACTTCACCTCTTTCAACAGACCGTTTCAACTCGAACCAGTATCAATCCCTGAACCAAAGGGCTCACCTTCCGGTTCGATCATCTGGTCAACCATCTCCTCATGTTCGGCTAGGGGGTGCACATGTTGGTGTGAGTACCATGACTAGTCTTGCAAGTAGTCAATCGCCCACGTATATTCAACGATCAACTTCCCAGATTATGAGCCAATCATCATCTGGGCCAGTGGCAGCAACAACAGACCAAAGAG GGAGTACGGTAGATGCACCACCAGCAGCAGCGGCAGAGGAAAACTGGAGGCCAGCGGGACGTATGAGAGGAAGTCTTTCAGGGTGGCAATACACTGAAGCTCTAAGAAACCAGTTCATAATTCAACCAAGCGAACCGGTTCAAGCTGCTAGACCACcaccggttttgaacacccccaGACCGTTCATACCGCCTCATTTGCAAGCCCTAATGGCTAATAACCCGAGACCTCAAGCAGGAGGAACCAGTCCAGGTTCAGGTTCATGTTCAGATGGTAGCATGGCTGGTGGTCCAGGTTCGGATAAGTGA
- the LOC110864433 gene encoding E4 SUMO-protein ligase PIAL2 isoform X3 yields MTGTVATPVGLAGTVDITGQTLSPAFVNAFRISAVTSRLLAHVRGEAPPDNAEFCNLCLSLARGIDYAVSNNEVPGRAPDLPFLLNKVCQRENDLTSQAAVMVLMISVKSACSNGWFSEKAKEELYVLSKKMQSSFCTVSVNDLNSNLKNKESNLNPTLSTIMSRFYPGIKMGEIFSLVETKPGYDSYVTDLYISKSSRTSPDDKLYLFVAQTDNVETSSCLISPQQVNFLLNGEGVDRRTCTYKDPAPQMPTPVTHMLKYGSNLLQVVGQFNGRYIIVIGFMSVVSNPSFPTIPDYVPPIAAQSDPDNEIIEGPSRVSLKCPISFSRIKIPVKGHSCNHLQCFDFNNYMGINSRRPLWRCPHCSQSVCFLDIRIDQSMVKVLKEVGEDVSYVKISGDGSWQAVTENISNGNEHIEKPNDAPSSNQETATQNVDDIMDLTENDDEMEKVDKDYDQMPSPAGESSLTNNNIAPHTDDGYWRRYCSSALVTGTTNTRSDVFDAIQRQHLIFNSLGQSQGQGQGQGQSETGTTNTRSDVLDVIQRQHLIFSSLGQSQGQSQMHVSNNTQSQHNENSNNNGNGHVRYPTSATLITRIPNAVQALPAQNSAITGQSQPDHSFLSSQSQSQSQTPLQVGARSASPQPISGSRYTSPLSTDRFNSNQYQSLNQRAHLPVRSSGQPSPHVRLGGAHVGVSTMTSLASSQSPTYIQRSTSQIMSQSSSGPVAATTDQRGSTVDAPPAAAAEENWRPAGRMRGSLSGWQYTEALRNQFIIQPSEPVQAARPPPVLNTPRPFIPPHLQALMANNPRPQAGGTSPGSGSCSDGSMAGGPGSDK; encoded by the exons ATGACCGGAACGGTGGCGACACCAGTCGGACTTGCCGGAACGGTGGACATCACCGGCCAGACACTTTCTCCGGCGTTCGTCAACGCTTTCCGCATCTCCGCCGTCACTAGCCGCTTACTTGCTCACGTTCGCGGTGAAGCACCCCCCGATAATGCAGAGTTCTGCAACCTCTGTCTCTCTCTTGCAAG AGGTATCGATTATGCTGTTTCTAACAACGAAGTCCCCGGCAGAGCTCCAGATTTACCATTTTTGTTAAATAAG GTATGTCAGCGGGAAAACGATCTCACATCACAAGCAGCTGTTATGGTACTCATGATCTCTGTAAAG AGTGCGTGTAGTAACGGGTGGTTCAGTGAGAAGGCAAAGGAAGAACTATATGTTCTTTCGAAAAAG ATGCAAAGCAGTTTCTGCACTGTTAGCGTTAACGATCTGAATTCTAATCTGAAGAACAAGGAGAGTAACCTAAATCCCACACTCTCCACAATTATGTCAAG GTTCTATCCAGGAATAAAAATGGGTGAAATATTTTCTCTTGTTGAGACCAAG CCAGGTTATGATTCATATGTGACGGATCTGTATATATCAAAGAGTTCAAGAACTTCTCCTGATGACAAATTA TATTTATTTGTTGCTCAAACGGATAATGTAGAGACATCATCATGCCTCATAAGTCCTCAGCAAGTCAA TTTTTTATTGAACGGGGAAGGAGTCGATAGAAGGACTTGTACTTACAAG GATCCTGCACCACAGATGCCGACACCTGTCACACACATGCTTAAATACGGAAGCAATCTTCTTCAAGTAGTGGGCCAATTCAATG GGAGATATATTATAGTTATCGGTTTCATGAGTGTCGTTTCAAACCCTAGCTTTCCTACCATTCCCGACTATGTTCCGCCAATCGCTGCTCAATCCGATCCAG ACAATGAGATAATTGAAGGACCATCTAGAGTATCACTAAAGTGCCCCATAAG tTTCAGTCGTATCAAGATCCCTGTTAAAGGACATTCATGTAATCATCTTCAG TGCTTCGATTTCAACAATTACATGGGAATAAACTCAAGACGACCACTGTGGCGTTGTCCCCATTGTAGCCAGTCTGTCTGCTTCCTTGACATTAGAATCGATCAAAGCATGGTCAAG GTCCTGAAAGAGGTAGGAGAAGACGTTTCTTATGTGAAAATATCAGGCGATGGTTCGTGGCAAGCTGTCACTGAAAATATAAGTAACGGTAACGAGCATATAGAAAAACCAAATGATGCACCATCGTCAAACCAAGAAACTGCTACCCAAAATGTGGATGATATTATGGACCTTACcgaaaatgatgatgaaatggaGAAAGTCGATAAAGATTATGACCAAATGCCTTCGCCAGCTGGCGAATCCAGTTTAACGAATAATAATATCGCACCGCATACGGATGACGGGTATTGGAGGCGGTATTGCTCTTCTGCACTTGTAACGGGGACAACTAATACTAGATCGGATGTTTTTGATGCTATTCAAAGGCAACACCTCATTTTCAACTCCTTGGGTCAAAGTCAAGGTCAAG gtcaaggtcaaggtcaaAGTGAAACGGGGACAACTAATACTAGATCGGATGTTCTTGATGTTATTCAAAGGCAACACCTCATTTTCAGCTCCTTGGGTCAAAGTCAAGGTCAAAGTCAAATGCATGTTTCTAATAATACGCAGTCACAACATAATGAAAACTCAAATAATAATGGTAACGGGCATGTGAGGTACCCAACATCAGCCACCTTGATAACAAGAATACCAAATGCTGTTCAGGCGCTTCCAGCTCAGAATTCCGCAATAACG GGTCAATCTCAACCTGATCATTCATTTCtttcaagtcaaagtcaaagtcaaagtcaaacacCTCTCCAAGTTGGTGCTCGTTCAGCTTCACCTCAACCGATAAGTGGTAGCCGATATACTTCACCTCTTTCAACAGACCGTTTCAACTCGAACCAGTATCAATCCCTGAACCAAAGGGCTCACCTTCCGGTTCGATCATCTGGTCAACCATCTCCTCATGTTCGGCTAGGGGGTGCACATGTTGGTGTGAGTACCATGACTAGTCTTGCAAGTAGTCAATCGCCCACGTATATTCAACGATCAACTTCCCAGATTATGAGCCAATCATCATCTGGGCCAGTGGCAGCAACAACAGACCAAAGAG GGAGTACGGTAGATGCACCACCAGCAGCAGCGGCAGAGGAAAACTGGAGGCCAGCGGGACGTATGAGAGGAAGTCTTTCAGGGTGGCAATACACTGAAGCTCTAAGAAACCAGTTCATAATTCAACCAAGCGAACCGGTTCAAGCTGCTAGACCACcaccggttttgaacacccccaGACCGTTCATACCGCCTCATTTGCAAGCCCTAATGGCTAATAACCCGAGACCTCAAGCAGGAGGAACCAGTCCAGGTTCAGGTTCATGTTCAGATGGTAGCATGGCTGGTGGTCCAGGTTCGGATAAGTGA
- the LOC110864433 gene encoding E4 SUMO-protein ligase PIAL2 isoform X4 — MTGTVATPVGLAGTVDITGQTLSPAFVNAFRISAVTSRLLAHVRGEAPPDNAEFCNLCLSLARGIDYAVSNNEVPGRAPDLPFLLNKVCQRENDLTSQAAVMVLMISVKSACSNGWFSEKAKEELYVLSKKMQSSFCTVSVNDLNSNLKNKESNLNPTLSTIMSRFYPGIKMGEIFSLVETKPGYDSYVTDLYISKSSRTSPDDKLYLFVAQTDNVETSSCLISPQQVNFLLNGEGVDRRTCTYKDPAPQMPTPVTHMLKYGSNLLQVVGQFNGRYIIVIGFMSVVSNPSFPTIPDYVPPIAAQSDPDNEIIEGPSRVSLKCPISFSRIKIPVKGHSCNHLQCFDFNNYMGINSRRPLWRCPHCSQSVCFLDIRIDQSMVKVLKEVGEDVSYVKISGDGSWQAVTENISNGNEHIEKPNDAPSSNQETATQNVDDIMDLTENDDEMEKVDKDYDQMPSPAGESSLTNNNIAPHTDDGYWRRYCSSALVTGTTNTRSDVFDAIQRQHLIFNSLGQSQGQGQSQMHVSNNTQSQHNENSNNNGNGHVRYPTSATLITRIPNAVQALPAQNSAITGQSQPDHSFLSSQSQSQSQTPLQVGARSASPQPISGSRYTSPLSTDRFNSNQYQSLNQRAHLPVRSSGQPSPHVRLGGAHVGVSTMTSLASSQSPTYIQRSTSQIMSQSSSGPVAATTDQRGSTVDAPPAAAAEENWRPAGRMRGSLSGWQYTEALRNQFIIQPSEPVQAARPPPVLNTPRPFIPPHLQALMANNPRPQAGGTSPGSGSCSDGSMAGGPGSDK, encoded by the exons ATGACCGGAACGGTGGCGACACCAGTCGGACTTGCCGGAACGGTGGACATCACCGGCCAGACACTTTCTCCGGCGTTCGTCAACGCTTTCCGCATCTCCGCCGTCACTAGCCGCTTACTTGCTCACGTTCGCGGTGAAGCACCCCCCGATAATGCAGAGTTCTGCAACCTCTGTCTCTCTCTTGCAAG AGGTATCGATTATGCTGTTTCTAACAACGAAGTCCCCGGCAGAGCTCCAGATTTACCATTTTTGTTAAATAAG GTATGTCAGCGGGAAAACGATCTCACATCACAAGCAGCTGTTATGGTACTCATGATCTCTGTAAAG AGTGCGTGTAGTAACGGGTGGTTCAGTGAGAAGGCAAAGGAAGAACTATATGTTCTTTCGAAAAAG ATGCAAAGCAGTTTCTGCACTGTTAGCGTTAACGATCTGAATTCTAATCTGAAGAACAAGGAGAGTAACCTAAATCCCACACTCTCCACAATTATGTCAAG GTTCTATCCAGGAATAAAAATGGGTGAAATATTTTCTCTTGTTGAGACCAAG CCAGGTTATGATTCATATGTGACGGATCTGTATATATCAAAGAGTTCAAGAACTTCTCCTGATGACAAATTA TATTTATTTGTTGCTCAAACGGATAATGTAGAGACATCATCATGCCTCATAAGTCCTCAGCAAGTCAA TTTTTTATTGAACGGGGAAGGAGTCGATAGAAGGACTTGTACTTACAAG GATCCTGCACCACAGATGCCGACACCTGTCACACACATGCTTAAATACGGAAGCAATCTTCTTCAAGTAGTGGGCCAATTCAATG GGAGATATATTATAGTTATCGGTTTCATGAGTGTCGTTTCAAACCCTAGCTTTCCTACCATTCCCGACTATGTTCCGCCAATCGCTGCTCAATCCGATCCAG ACAATGAGATAATTGAAGGACCATCTAGAGTATCACTAAAGTGCCCCATAAG tTTCAGTCGTATCAAGATCCCTGTTAAAGGACATTCATGTAATCATCTTCAG TGCTTCGATTTCAACAATTACATGGGAATAAACTCAAGACGACCACTGTGGCGTTGTCCCCATTGTAGCCAGTCTGTCTGCTTCCTTGACATTAGAATCGATCAAAGCATGGTCAAG GTCCTGAAAGAGGTAGGAGAAGACGTTTCTTATGTGAAAATATCAGGCGATGGTTCGTGGCAAGCTGTCACTGAAAATATAAGTAACGGTAACGAGCATATAGAAAAACCAAATGATGCACCATCGTCAAACCAAGAAACTGCTACCCAAAATGTGGATGATATTATGGACCTTACcgaaaatgatgatgaaatggaGAAAGTCGATAAAGATTATGACCAAATGCCTTCGCCAGCTGGCGAATCCAGTTTAACGAATAATAATATCGCACCGCATACGGATGACGGGTATTGGAGGCGGTATTGCTCTTCTGCACTTGTAACGGGGACAACTAATACTAGATCGGATGTTTTTGATGCTATTCAAAGGCAACACCTCATTTTCAACTCCTTGGGTCAAAGTCAAGGTCAAG GTCAAAGTCAAATGCATGTTTCTAATAATACGCAGTCACAACATAATGAAAACTCAAATAATAATGGTAACGGGCATGTGAGGTACCCAACATCAGCCACCTTGATAACAAGAATACCAAATGCTGTTCAGGCGCTTCCAGCTCAGAATTCCGCAATAACG GGTCAATCTCAACCTGATCATTCATTTCtttcaagtcaaagtcaaagtcaaagtcaaacacCTCTCCAAGTTGGTGCTCGTTCAGCTTCACCTCAACCGATAAGTGGTAGCCGATATACTTCACCTCTTTCAACAGACCGTTTCAACTCGAACCAGTATCAATCCCTGAACCAAAGGGCTCACCTTCCGGTTCGATCATCTGGTCAACCATCTCCTCATGTTCGGCTAGGGGGTGCACATGTTGGTGTGAGTACCATGACTAGTCTTGCAAGTAGTCAATCGCCCACGTATATTCAACGATCAACTTCCCAGATTATGAGCCAATCATCATCTGGGCCAGTGGCAGCAACAACAGACCAAAGAG GGAGTACGGTAGATGCACCACCAGCAGCAGCGGCAGAGGAAAACTGGAGGCCAGCGGGACGTATGAGAGGAAGTCTTTCAGGGTGGCAATACACTGAAGCTCTAAGAAACCAGTTCATAATTCAACCAAGCGAACCGGTTCAAGCTGCTAGACCACcaccggttttgaacacccccaGACCGTTCATACCGCCTCATTTGCAAGCCCTAATGGCTAATAACCCGAGACCTCAAGCAGGAGGAACCAGTCCAGGTTCAGGTTCATGTTCAGATGGTAGCATGGCTGGTGGTCCAGGTTCGGATAAGTGA
- the LOC110864433 gene encoding E4 SUMO-protein ligase PIAL2 isoform X2, protein MTGTVATPVGLAGTVDITGQTLSPAFVNAFRISAVTSRLLAHVRGEAPPDNAEFCNLCLSLARGIDYAVSNNEVPGRAPDLPFLLNKVCQRENDLTSQAAVMVLMISVKSACSNGWFSEKAKEELYVLSKKMQSSFCTVSVNDLNSNLKNKESNLNPTLSTIMSRFYPGIKMGEIFSLVETKPGYDSYVTDLYISKSSRTSPDDKLYLFVAQTDNVETSSCLISPQQVNFLLNGEGVDRRTCTYKDPAPQMPTPVTHMLKYGSNLLQVVGQFNGRYIIVIGFMSVVSNPSFPTIPDYVPPIAAQSDPDNEIIEGPSRVSLKCPISFSRIKIPVKGHSCNHLQCFDFNNYMGINSRRPLWRCPHCSQSVCFLDIRIDQSMVKVLKEVGEDVSYVKISGDGSWQAVTENISNGNEHIEKPNDAPSSNQETATQNVDDIMDLTENDDEMEKVDKDYDQMPSPAGESSLTNNNIAPHTDDGYWRRYCSSALVTGTTNTRSDVFDAIQRQHLIFNSLGQSQGQGQSQGQGQSETGTTNTRSDVLDVIQRQHLIFSSLGQSQGQSQMHVSNNTQSQHNENSNNNGNGHVRYPTSATLITRIPNAVQALPAQNSAITGQSQPDHSFLSSQSQSQSQTPLQVGARSASPQPISGSRYTSPLSTDRFNSNQYQSLNQRAHLPVRSSGQPSPHVRLGGAHVGVSTMTSLASSQSPTYIQRSTSQIMSQSSSGPVAATTDQRGSTVDAPPAAAAEENWRPAGRMRGSLSGWQYTEALRNQFIIQPSEPVQAARPPPVLNTPRPFIPPHLQALMANNPRPQAGGTSPGSGSCSDGSMAGGPGSDK, encoded by the exons ATGACCGGAACGGTGGCGACACCAGTCGGACTTGCCGGAACGGTGGACATCACCGGCCAGACACTTTCTCCGGCGTTCGTCAACGCTTTCCGCATCTCCGCCGTCACTAGCCGCTTACTTGCTCACGTTCGCGGTGAAGCACCCCCCGATAATGCAGAGTTCTGCAACCTCTGTCTCTCTCTTGCAAG AGGTATCGATTATGCTGTTTCTAACAACGAAGTCCCCGGCAGAGCTCCAGATTTACCATTTTTGTTAAATAAG GTATGTCAGCGGGAAAACGATCTCACATCACAAGCAGCTGTTATGGTACTCATGATCTCTGTAAAG AGTGCGTGTAGTAACGGGTGGTTCAGTGAGAAGGCAAAGGAAGAACTATATGTTCTTTCGAAAAAG ATGCAAAGCAGTTTCTGCACTGTTAGCGTTAACGATCTGAATTCTAATCTGAAGAACAAGGAGAGTAACCTAAATCCCACACTCTCCACAATTATGTCAAG GTTCTATCCAGGAATAAAAATGGGTGAAATATTTTCTCTTGTTGAGACCAAG CCAGGTTATGATTCATATGTGACGGATCTGTATATATCAAAGAGTTCAAGAACTTCTCCTGATGACAAATTA TATTTATTTGTTGCTCAAACGGATAATGTAGAGACATCATCATGCCTCATAAGTCCTCAGCAAGTCAA TTTTTTATTGAACGGGGAAGGAGTCGATAGAAGGACTTGTACTTACAAG GATCCTGCACCACAGATGCCGACACCTGTCACACACATGCTTAAATACGGAAGCAATCTTCTTCAAGTAGTGGGCCAATTCAATG GGAGATATATTATAGTTATCGGTTTCATGAGTGTCGTTTCAAACCCTAGCTTTCCTACCATTCCCGACTATGTTCCGCCAATCGCTGCTCAATCCGATCCAG ACAATGAGATAATTGAAGGACCATCTAGAGTATCACTAAAGTGCCCCATAAG tTTCAGTCGTATCAAGATCCCTGTTAAAGGACATTCATGTAATCATCTTCAG TGCTTCGATTTCAACAATTACATGGGAATAAACTCAAGACGACCACTGTGGCGTTGTCCCCATTGTAGCCAGTCTGTCTGCTTCCTTGACATTAGAATCGATCAAAGCATGGTCAAG GTCCTGAAAGAGGTAGGAGAAGACGTTTCTTATGTGAAAATATCAGGCGATGGTTCGTGGCAAGCTGTCACTGAAAATATAAGTAACGGTAACGAGCATATAGAAAAACCAAATGATGCACCATCGTCAAACCAAGAAACTGCTACCCAAAATGTGGATGATATTATGGACCTTACcgaaaatgatgatgaaatggaGAAAGTCGATAAAGATTATGACCAAATGCCTTCGCCAGCTGGCGAATCCAGTTTAACGAATAATAATATCGCACCGCATACGGATGACGGGTATTGGAGGCGGTATTGCTCTTCTGCACTTGTAACGGGGACAACTAATACTAGATCGGATGTTTTTGATGCTATTCAAAGGCAACACCTCATTTTCAACTCCTTGGGTCAAAGTCAAGGTCAAGGTCAAA gtcaaggtcaaggtcaaAGTGAAACGGGGACAACTAATACTAGATCGGATGTTCTTGATGTTATTCAAAGGCAACACCTCATTTTCAGCTCCTTGGGTCAAAGTCAAGGTCAAAGTCAAATGCATGTTTCTAATAATACGCAGTCACAACATAATGAAAACTCAAATAATAATGGTAACGGGCATGTGAGGTACCCAACATCAGCCACCTTGATAACAAGAATACCAAATGCTGTTCAGGCGCTTCCAGCTCAGAATTCCGCAATAACG GGTCAATCTCAACCTGATCATTCATTTCtttcaagtcaaagtcaaagtcaaagtcaaacacCTCTCCAAGTTGGTGCTCGTTCAGCTTCACCTCAACCGATAAGTGGTAGCCGATATACTTCACCTCTTTCAACAGACCGTTTCAACTCGAACCAGTATCAATCCCTGAACCAAAGGGCTCACCTTCCGGTTCGATCATCTGGTCAACCATCTCCTCATGTTCGGCTAGGGGGTGCACATGTTGGTGTGAGTACCATGACTAGTCTTGCAAGTAGTCAATCGCCCACGTATATTCAACGATCAACTTCCCAGATTATGAGCCAATCATCATCTGGGCCAGTGGCAGCAACAACAGACCAAAGAG GGAGTACGGTAGATGCACCACCAGCAGCAGCGGCAGAGGAAAACTGGAGGCCAGCGGGACGTATGAGAGGAAGTCTTTCAGGGTGGCAATACACTGAAGCTCTAAGAAACCAGTTCATAATTCAACCAAGCGAACCGGTTCAAGCTGCTAGACCACcaccggttttgaacacccccaGACCGTTCATACCGCCTCATTTGCAAGCCCTAATGGCTAATAACCCGAGACCTCAAGCAGGAGGAACCAGTCCAGGTTCAGGTTCATGTTCAGATGGTAGCATGGCTGGTGGTCCAGGTTCGGATAAGTGA